Proteins encoded in a region of the Mariprofundus ferrinatatus genome:
- the mraY gene encoding phospho-N-acetylmuramoyl-pentapeptide-transferase, which produces MLYNLLYPLADQFSIFNLFQYITFRTVYALVTSLALCWILGPWFINRLRVNQGKGQPIRSDGPQTHLVKQGTPTMGGLLILLVMTIATLLWADLTNGFIWLALLVTLGYGLIGFLDDYLKIMRHNPDGLAGRWKLLLQCLFGGVAAAGLIIMTDPIVDIPFFNMQWDMGWFYVIFVLFVLVGTSNAVNLTDGLDGLAVAPTFMVASALAVVVYLAGHAKFAAYLMIPFVPGSGELAVFCGALVGGCLGFLWFNTYPAQVFMGDVGALALGGALGFVACAVHQQILLAIAGGLFVLEAVSVMVQVASFKLTGKRVFRMAPIHHHYELKGWPEPKVIVRFWIISILLALVALSTLKIR; this is translated from the coding sequence ATGCTCTATAATCTTCTCTATCCGCTGGCTGACCAGTTCTCTATCTTCAATCTGTTCCAGTATATTACCTTCCGAACCGTGTATGCGCTGGTCACTTCACTGGCACTCTGCTGGATTCTCGGCCCCTGGTTTATCAATCGCCTGCGCGTGAATCAGGGTAAGGGGCAGCCGATTCGCAGTGACGGGCCGCAGACGCATCTGGTCAAGCAGGGAACACCAACCATGGGCGGCCTGCTGATCCTGCTGGTGATGACCATCGCCACGCTGCTATGGGCCGACCTCACCAACGGCTTTATCTGGCTGGCTCTGCTGGTGACGCTCGGCTATGGCCTGATCGGATTCCTGGATGACTATCTGAAGATCATGCGCCACAATCCGGACGGGCTTGCAGGGCGCTGGAAGCTGTTGCTGCAGTGCCTTTTTGGTGGGGTTGCGGCTGCCGGACTGATCATTATGACCGATCCGATTGTCGATATCCCGTTCTTCAATATGCAGTGGGATATGGGCTGGTTCTACGTGATCTTCGTCCTCTTCGTGTTAGTGGGGACCTCCAATGCGGTGAACCTGACCGATGGCCTCGATGGCCTGGCCGTGGCGCCAACATTCATGGTGGCAAGTGCACTGGCCGTTGTGGTCTACCTTGCCGGCCATGCCAAATTCGCCGCTTATCTGATGATCCCATTTGTACCCGGATCCGGAGAGCTGGCTGTATTCTGTGGCGCGCTCGTGGGCGGCTGCCTCGGGTTTCTCTGGTTCAACACCTATCCGGCACAGGTATTCATGGGCGATGTTGGCGCACTGGCGCTTGGCGGCGCACTCGGCTTCGTGGCATGTGCGGTTCACCAGCAGATTCTGCTGGCCATCGCCGGCGGTCTGTTTGTACTTGAGGCGGTCTCTGTGATGGTGCAGGTGGCCAGCTTCAAACTTACCGGTAAACGCGTGTTTCGCATGGCTCCGATTCATCACCACTATGAACTGAAAGGGTGGCCGGAGCCGAAGGTGATCGTCCGCTTCTGGATTATCTCGATACTACTGGCGCTGGTGGCGCTATCCACCCTGAAGATCCGATGA
- a CDS encoding Mur ligase family protein produces MSNQWQPHAAELAEGLSLIELSDGLGHLDLGDSEDVMVMGVCDDSRHAMPGYAMLCLPRSEGKATQFAESAKEQGAIAIISVGVSVDTDLPHLHLESIAEAGLLLRRMFKTEQASTHFYGITGTDGKTSVAWMLREALARYQSAPIWSSGTLGWMRSSNNICDIGNTTPSLLTMHAMLNAACQEGVHAVVSEISSHGIAQGRIAGLNFKTAIWTNMGHDHLQDHGGYEPYLATKAGFISDCAAHGGSVVANADHADIRERAPESTNWYGHGLDRDDVNLGWEQELPGLLRLSCAGEEVVIEDIPIGDFHAENVACVALTLMVSMGIELQALPELLTGITAPPGRMQDVAAGYGQVFIDYAHTPEALERCLKAARKLVRNRLIVVFGCGGERDREKRPQMGGIAAEFADAVWITSDNPRGELPAVIASEIEAGMAQPYRVELHLQLDREQAIAEAVEVLAEGDILVIAGKGHEAYMEVCGRRMPWSDAEVAERYLHRKHPGSGFDGERLCA; encoded by the coding sequence ATGAGTAATCAGTGGCAACCGCATGCTGCGGAACTGGCTGAAGGGCTCTCGTTGATCGAGCTCTCAGACGGGCTTGGGCATCTCGATTTGGGCGACTCCGAGGATGTGATGGTTATGGGTGTTTGTGACGACTCCCGCCATGCCATGCCCGGTTACGCGATGCTCTGCCTGCCTCGCAGTGAGGGCAAGGCGACCCAGTTTGCAGAATCGGCAAAAGAGCAGGGGGCGATCGCTATCATCAGTGTCGGGGTTTCCGTTGATACTGATCTTCCCCACCTGCATCTTGAGTCAATTGCAGAGGCTGGCTTGTTGCTCCGCCGCATGTTTAAAACTGAACAGGCGTCGACCCATTTCTATGGCATTACCGGCACCGACGGGAAAACCAGTGTGGCCTGGATGTTGAGAGAGGCGCTGGCCAGATACCAGAGTGCACCTATATGGAGTAGCGGTACGCTGGGTTGGATGCGCAGTTCAAATAACATATGCGACATTGGCAATACCACGCCATCACTATTGACGATGCATGCCATGTTGAACGCGGCCTGTCAGGAGGGCGTTCATGCGGTTGTCTCGGAGATTTCATCACACGGTATAGCACAGGGTCGCATCGCAGGCCTGAACTTTAAAACGGCCATATGGACCAATATGGGGCATGATCATCTGCAGGACCATGGCGGTTATGAGCCTTATCTGGCAACCAAGGCCGGTTTTATAAGCGACTGCGCTGCGCATGGAGGCAGCGTGGTTGCCAACGCAGACCATGCCGATATTCGTGAGCGGGCTCCGGAGAGTACCAACTGGTACGGGCACGGGCTTGATCGTGATGATGTAAACCTGGGCTGGGAGCAGGAGTTGCCCGGATTGCTGCGCCTTAGCTGTGCTGGCGAAGAGGTGGTGATCGAAGATATCCCGATCGGTGATTTCCATGCCGAGAATGTCGCATGTGTGGCGCTGACACTGATGGTGTCGATGGGGATTGAGCTGCAGGCGTTGCCTGAACTGCTCACTGGCATTACCGCACCTCCGGGCCGCATGCAGGATGTGGCAGCCGGTTACGGTCAGGTCTTTATCGATTATGCACATACCCCTGAGGCACTGGAGCGCTGCCTGAAGGCGGCTCGCAAACTGGTGCGCAATCGCCTGATCGTCGTGTTTGGCTGCGGTGGTGAGCGAGACCGTGAAAAGCGCCCCCAGATGGGTGGCATTGCAGCCGAGTTTGCGGACGCGGTCTGGATCACGTCGGACAATCCGCGTGGTGAGCTTCCAGCTGTAATTGCCTCCGAAATCGAGGCGGGAATGGCTCAGCCTTATCGGGTGGAGCTGCACCTGCAGCTCGATCGAGAACAGGCAATTGCCGAGGCGGTAGAGGTCTTGGCAGAGGGCGACATTCTGGTCATCGCCGGCAAGGGGCATGAGGCATACATGGAGGTGTGTGGAAGGCGCATGCCATGGAGTGATGCCGAAGTGGCTGAGCGCTATCTGCACAGAAAACATCCGGGTTCTGGCTTTGATGGTGAAAGACTATGCGCCTGA
- the murG gene encoding undecaprenyldiphospho-muramoylpentapeptide beta-N-acetylglucosaminyltransferase: MSRSALLCIAGGGTGGHVMPALALADAARTRWPELRVSFIGAERGLEAKLLPERGEDVLLLAMHGVKGAGLLQRLRAVIWELPKAVAQIRRSWRDRQPDLLVGVGGYASVSGVVAALLNRVPVVLYEQNAMPGLVNRTLARFCRRIMLGFSEASEHLGDSVARSVTGNIVRDEIAAVQWQSHTPPCLLVMGGSQGALVLNHSVPEACAMLAKEGREFTVVHVAGKDEEARKQAARIYADAGIKADVLGFCDDMAGFYAKGDLLMARAGAMSVTEAAICGMPCLFVPLPSAADDHQRFNAESLAGAGGAGVLIQGAMTNESLAADLDGLLFDRDRLAKMSEAARAWAPHDASSRQLDVLAEFLPLAGDKS, from the coding sequence ATGAGCCGCTCTGCCTTGCTATGTATTGCCGGTGGCGGAACCGGAGGGCATGTCATGCCTGCGCTGGCTCTGGCCGATGCTGCACGTACACGCTGGCCGGAGCTGAGGGTCTCATTTATCGGGGCCGAGCGAGGGCTGGAGGCGAAGTTGCTGCCGGAACGTGGTGAAGATGTGCTGCTGCTGGCCATGCACGGCGTCAAAGGCGCAGGTCTGTTGCAGCGTTTGCGTGCTGTGATCTGGGAGCTTCCCAAAGCGGTGGCGCAGATTCGCCGGTCGTGGCGGGATCGTCAGCCCGACCTGCTGGTCGGTGTCGGCGGTTATGCCAGCGTCTCCGGCGTGGTTGCGGCGCTGCTCAACAGGGTGCCGGTGGTTCTCTATGAACAGAACGCGATGCCAGGCCTGGTGAACAGGACGCTGGCCCGATTCTGCCGCCGTATCATGCTCGGCTTTAGCGAGGCATCTGAGCATCTGGGTGACAGCGTTGCCCGTTCCGTGACAGGCAATATCGTGCGTGACGAAATTGCGGCGGTGCAGTGGCAATCCCATACCCCTCCTTGCCTGCTGGTGATGGGCGGCTCGCAGGGAGCATTGGTGCTCAATCACAGTGTCCCTGAGGCGTGCGCCATGCTGGCGAAAGAGGGAAGGGAGTTCACCGTTGTTCATGTGGCAGGAAAGGATGAAGAGGCACGCAAGCAGGCTGCACGTATCTATGCGGATGCAGGCATCAAGGCGGATGTGCTGGGTTTCTGCGACGATATGGCCGGTTTTTATGCAAAAGGCGACCTGCTGATGGCACGAGCCGGGGCCATGAGCGTTACCGAAGCGGCCATCTGCGGCATGCCTTGCCTGTTCGTGCCACTGCCATCTGCAGCCGATGATCACCAGCGTTTCAACGCTGAAAGCCTGGCAGGTGCCGGCGGCGCAGGCGTACTGATTCAGGGTGCAATGACGAATGAGAGTCTGGCGGCTGATCTGGACGGCTTGCTGTTCGATCGCGACAGGCTTGCGAAGATGTCAGAAGCGGCCAGAGCATGGGCACCGCACGATGCAAGCAGCAGACAGCTGGATGTGCTGGCGGAGTTTTTGCCGCTGGCTGGAGATAAATCATGA
- the ftsW gene encoding putative lipid II flippase FtsW, with product MSAKGAKHLLPADPILTGCVLALLSFSVLMVYSTSISVAEVRYNDPLRIIGHWLVYIPVGLTIMWLLSRVEVTWWRAIALPVLAVAIVMMVAVLVPGLGREINGAQRWFSLLGLTLQPVELLKPAVVIYMAYYMGSFPDRLNSFSSGLAPMLVVLLASLALLLLQPDFGSAALLSAVCFAMWFVGGVPIRHLALLTLTFVPMAVIVLIAEPYRLKRLTSFLEPWSDPYGSGYQLIQSMIAFGSGGVVGTGVGQGVQKLFYLPEVFTDFISASIGEELGLVGIVALILLFSLLLGRGIWLAIQCEEMFPRLLVLGCVMILGIAFIINLGAAMGLLPTKGMPMPFVSYGGSALIGECVLIGLILSVQRHRPGNMRLPRNPKGSKQKSRSASNNGQEHFA from the coding sequence ATGAGTGCCAAGGGTGCAAAACATCTGCTGCCAGCAGATCCGATCCTCACCGGCTGCGTATTGGCACTGCTGAGTTTCAGTGTGCTGATGGTATACAGCACAAGCATCAGCGTGGCTGAGGTGCGTTATAATGATCCACTGCGTATCATCGGCCACTGGCTGGTCTATATTCCTGTTGGTCTCACAATCATGTGGCTGCTTTCGCGCGTGGAAGTAACCTGGTGGCGTGCGATTGCACTGCCGGTATTGGCAGTTGCCATTGTCATGATGGTCGCGGTGCTGGTGCCGGGTCTTGGGCGTGAAATAAATGGCGCCCAGCGCTGGTTCTCGCTGCTGGGGCTTACGCTGCAACCGGTTGAGTTGCTTAAGCCTGCCGTGGTGATCTACATGGCCTACTATATGGGCTCTTTCCCGGATCGTCTGAACAGTTTCTCAAGCGGGCTGGCACCGATGCTGGTAGTTCTGCTTGCCTCGTTGGCGCTGCTTCTTTTGCAGCCGGATTTCGGAAGCGCGGCACTACTCTCAGCTGTCTGTTTTGCCATGTGGTTTGTGGGCGGGGTACCAATACGCCACCTGGCTTTGTTAACCCTTACCTTTGTGCCGATGGCAGTCATTGTGCTGATCGCAGAGCCCTATCGCCTGAAACGTTTAACCAGCTTTCTTGAGCCGTGGAGTGATCCCTACGGAAGCGGCTATCAGTTAATCCAGTCGATGATTGCATTCGGAAGTGGCGGCGTGGTCGGTACCGGCGTGGGTCAGGGTGTGCAGAAGCTGTTCTATCTGCCTGAAGTGTTTACCGACTTTATCTCGGCCAGTATCGGTGAAGAGCTCGGGCTGGTCGGCATTGTGGCGTTGATCCTGCTCTTTTCACTGCTGCTTGGCCGCGGCATCTGGCTGGCTATCCAGTGCGAGGAGATGTTCCCCCGCCTGCTGGTGCTGGGTTGCGTCATGATTCTCGGTATTGCTTTCATTATTAACCTGGGTGCGGCCATGGGATTGCTGCCCACCAAGGGTATGCCGATGCCGTTTGTATCCTACGGTGGCAGTGCGTTGATAGGCGAGTGCGTACTCATCGGGCTCATCCTGTCAGTGCAGCGACACAGGCCCGGTAACATGCGCCTGCCGCGCAACCCGAAAGGCTCAAAACAGAAAAGCAGAAGCGCCTCGAACAACGGGCAGGAGCATTTCGCATGA
- a CDS encoding UDP-N-acetylmuramoyl-tripeptide--D-alanyl-D-alanine ligase yields the protein MRLSGVDIMTATGGRWHGSVPEMVAGIATDSRNFQPGAAFLALRGPSFDGHAFGASVADRAVALIGDSEGVPLWADLDISKLEVKDTLQALGNIAHAWRLRLEKTTVIAITGSFGKTSLRSILEAGFTALGFNIAATRANLNNLIGVPQTLLAVPVEAEIAVIECGISETGEMARLAAMVQPDIAVLTGITGAHAEGLGGLSGVVSEKALLLEHLNENGWCALGGGVSGLLRSNRISAPLNAIDVDQTSESDVVCWQLVGRELLMSWRGQEASLQLALPAAHWASNIAFAASIMLRYLDSTGREAELAKVADAISGWQPPAGRMQQCEGVNGCLVLDDCYNANPTSMQAAINTLRSLDGGRIAVLGDMGELGEDSDAAHGSINLQGVDRIYLIGPRMQALAAIHPEASWFATSDEAIAALANETFDEGDTVLVKASRSMHLESVVQLLCRAEVAHAL from the coding sequence ATGCGCCTGAGTGGAGTTGATATCATGACAGCTACCGGCGGCCGCTGGCATGGGTCTGTGCCTGAGATGGTCGCAGGCATTGCAACCGACAGCCGTAACTTCCAGCCGGGAGCCGCTTTCCTTGCCCTGCGCGGACCGAGTTTCGATGGACATGCATTTGGCGCATCGGTTGCAGATCGTGCGGTGGCGCTGATCGGTGACAGCGAGGGCGTTCCTCTCTGGGCCGACCTTGATATCAGTAAGCTTGAGGTGAAGGACACTCTGCAGGCGCTTGGCAATATTGCGCATGCATGGCGGTTGCGCCTTGAAAAAACAACGGTCATAGCGATTACCGGCTCATTCGGTAAAACCAGCCTGCGCTCCATTCTCGAGGCCGGCTTTACGGCGCTGGGATTCAACATCGCTGCGACCCGCGCCAATCTCAATAATCTGATCGGTGTGCCGCAGACGCTGCTTGCAGTGCCTGTTGAGGCCGAAATTGCCGTCATTGAGTGCGGGATAAGCGAAACCGGTGAAATGGCGCGCCTGGCTGCAATGGTGCAACCTGACATTGCGGTACTGACCGGCATAACGGGTGCCCACGCAGAGGGGCTTGGCGGCCTGTCCGGCGTAGTCAGCGAGAAGGCACTCCTGCTTGAGCACCTGAATGAGAATGGCTGGTGCGCACTGGGCGGGGGCGTGTCGGGCTTGCTCCGCTCGAACCGGATCAGCGCCCCTCTCAATGCAATTGATGTCGATCAAACGTCGGAAAGCGATGTTGTCTGCTGGCAGCTCGTCGGGCGTGAGTTGCTGATGTCATGGAGAGGCCAGGAAGCCTCGCTGCAACTGGCGCTGCCTGCTGCCCACTGGGCGTCAAACATTGCTTTTGCAGCATCCATTATGCTCCGTTATCTGGACAGTACCGGCCGAGAGGCTGAGCTCGCCAAGGTTGCAGACGCCATCTCCGGCTGGCAGCCGCCGGCTGGTCGCATGCAGCAGTGCGAAGGGGTAAACGGATGCCTGGTGCTTGATGACTGCTACAACGCCAATCCCACCTCCATGCAGGCCGCGATTAATACATTGCGTTCACTTGATGGCGGAAGAATTGCAGTGCTTGGTGATATGGGCGAGCTGGGGGAGGATTCTGATGCGGCACATGGCAGCATTAATCTTCAAGGCGTGGACCGCATCTATCTGATCGGCCCCCGTATGCAGGCGCTTGCAGCGATCCACCCTGAGGCCAGCTGGTTTGCCACATCCGATGAGGCCATTGCCGCACTTGCCAATGAAACGTTCGATGAGGGTGACACGGTGCTGGTCAAGGCATCACGCTCGATGCATCTGGAGTCGGTTGTGCAGCTGCTCTGCAGGGCGGAGGTGGCGCATGCTCTATAA
- the murD gene encoding UDP-N-acetylmuramoyl-L-alanine--D-glutamate ligase produces MAGAEGDRPLLDYLDTTGAGGAIHPEDPMSMMEQHTGSDHDRLTAVIGMGKTGQSAAAFLLHHGLACEAFDEKRVEVPRELDMPLHIGKLKAADLQRFSRIIVSPGVNWNHPALVEARNSGVPMYGDLQLFGEQYHGNIIAVTGTNGKTTTVSLIGTLLDTLPGGIEAGGNIGTPMLDLLGDEEPARVVLELSSFQLERAAPIRPRWAALLNIQPDHADMHADAAAYRAAKLRLFANQGEGDKAMLPCDVEWDALADELRGRGVYVRRFGVGYPETMDCGVQMLPNGSWQLFWHHYEIPEFISSDELPSRGVHQHLNLAVAAQAATDFGVSISVVRQALTSFRGLPHRLQSLGIVAGREWLNDSKATNPDAAIAALKSFHQVVWICGGLRKGLDVSVLKEAVASHVEHVYIIGKDPKPFVELADAAGVPATFAKTMEQAVKLASRSQAGLSVLLSPAAASQDQFANYAERGNAFVNAVKALEAKA; encoded by the coding sequence GTGGCCGGAGCCGAAGGTGATCGTCCGCTTCTGGATTATCTCGATACTACTGGCGCTGGTGGCGCTATCCACCCTGAAGATCCGATGAGTATGATGGAACAACATACAGGCAGTGACCACGATCGGCTGACCGCGGTGATTGGCATGGGTAAAACCGGGCAATCGGCGGCAGCTTTCCTGTTGCACCATGGCCTTGCCTGCGAAGCCTTTGATGAGAAACGGGTTGAAGTGCCCCGGGAACTTGATATGCCACTGCATATCGGAAAGCTGAAAGCGGCCGACCTGCAGCGTTTCTCGCGCATTATTGTCAGTCCTGGCGTCAACTGGAATCATCCGGCACTGGTCGAGGCACGAAACAGCGGTGTCCCGATGTACGGGGATCTTCAGCTGTTCGGTGAACAGTATCACGGCAACATTATTGCCGTGACCGGCACCAATGGTAAAACCACGACCGTGTCGTTGATCGGAACGCTGCTGGATACGCTACCTGGCGGCATCGAAGCGGGTGGAAATATCGGCACACCCATGCTGGATCTGCTGGGCGATGAAGAGCCGGCCAGAGTCGTGCTTGAGCTTTCCAGTTTTCAGCTGGAGCGCGCAGCTCCGATTCGTCCCCGCTGGGCCGCACTGTTGAATATTCAGCCGGATCATGCCGACATGCATGCTGATGCTGCTGCATACCGCGCTGCAAAACTACGCCTGTTTGCAAACCAGGGTGAAGGTGACAAGGCGATGCTTCCGTGTGATGTTGAATGGGATGCGCTGGCCGATGAGTTACGCGGGCGCGGTGTGTATGTGAGGCGTTTCGGTGTTGGCTATCCTGAAACGATGGACTGCGGCGTGCAGATGCTGCCAAACGGATCATGGCAGCTCTTTTGGCACCATTATGAGATTCCTGAGTTCATCTCTTCGGACGAGCTTCCCTCCAGGGGTGTTCACCAGCACCTGAACCTGGCCGTGGCAGCACAGGCCGCAACCGACTTCGGAGTCTCAATCAGCGTTGTTCGGCAGGCACTCACCTCATTCCGCGGTCTGCCACACCGTCTACAGTCGCTTGGTATTGTGGCTGGGCGCGAGTGGCTCAACGACTCTAAGGCGACCAATCCCGATGCGGCGATTGCAGCACTTAAATCATTTCACCAGGTGGTGTGGATTTGCGGAGGCCTAAGGAAGGGGCTGGATGTGTCGGTGCTTAAAGAGGCTGTTGCCAGCCATGTTGAGCACGTATACATCATCGGCAAGGATCCAAAGCCGTTCGTTGAGCTGGCAGACGCGGCTGGTGTTCCGGCCACATTCGCCAAAACAATGGAGCAGGCTGTGAAGCTGGCATCCAGGTCACAGGCCGGGCTTTCGGTGCTGCTTTCGCCAGCAGCTGCCAGCCAGGATCAGTTCGCGAATTATGCAGAACGGGGCAATGCATTTGTTAATGCGGTCAAGGCGCTGGAGGCGAAAGCATGA
- the ftsL gene encoding cell division protein FtsL, with protein sequence MTGSLLRPWLLVPVLAGSLAAGQIWLSHLRYELSLETQKLNTEKQDVLSESGKLRLELASLTRPERLRKLAQEKLGMKPPGPAQVVHP encoded by the coding sequence GTGACGGGCTCCCTTCTGAGGCCGTGGCTATTGGTGCCTGTGTTGGCTGGCTCGCTCGCTGCCGGGCAGATTTGGCTTTCGCATCTTCGCTATGAGCTTTCACTGGAGACACAGAAATTAAACACTGAGAAGCAGGATGTGCTGAGTGAATCGGGCAAGCTTCGCCTCGAGTTGGCCAGTCTGACCCGACCTGAGCGCCTGCGTAAGCTGGCGCAGGAGAAGCTGGGCATGAAGCCGCCAGGTCCTGCACAGGTGGTTCATCCGTGA
- a CDS encoding penicillin-binding transpeptidase domain-containing protein — protein MSDKQKVYVRRRIEAVAGLLGLGLLMLVVRAVDLQVLQADYLTSLAEKQHYRQYTAVAPRGPILDSKGRTLAESIEIPSIAAMADEVPEGRVGELARALGLSTSKVKRKLERSRGFVWLARQVPPSVADKVMALDIPGVRREREWRRYHPLGPETGHLLGFVGVDGKGLEGIERSWNKALTGEAGIRQVRRDARGHSLPDGVWVREATAGESIQLTVDASIQSIAYAALAEGVRSQNAKGGSVVVMRPSDGAVLAMANWPGYNPNNFRHFKPGQWRNRAVTDVFEPGSTMKPFSVAAALASGKWQPDSIVYCEKGAMQVADYTIHDDHPEGWLDLTGIVVKSSNIGVAKLALDIGPDPVYEMLRRAGFGQRSHMGLGGESPGIVLPPERWGPVETANIAFGQGIAVTPLQLAAAFSVLANEGLYVAPKLLKSGAPAAAEENHRVMDASVARQVVSMLEYATSEDGTGSKAVPAGYRVAGKTGTAQKPDEHGRYSKGKYTAVFAGLAPVDNPQLVIVVVVDEPQKSMYGGQVAAPVFRHVAESALPYLGVPAQINNQGQWQTIEAAAEPPVFAAESAYGMSMREVRRFAAERGLRLHVHGSGWVSRQKPANVAALSSGDGLEVWLNE, from the coding sequence GTGAGTGACAAGCAGAAGGTGTATGTCCGCCGCCGCATCGAGGCGGTTGCAGGGCTGCTCGGCCTGGGGTTGCTGATGCTTGTGGTTCGTGCTGTGGACCTGCAGGTGTTGCAGGCTGATTACCTGACGTCACTTGCCGAAAAGCAGCATTATCGCCAGTACACAGCAGTTGCTCCTCGCGGACCAATTCTTGACAGCAAGGGTCGCACTCTGGCTGAGAGTATCGAAATACCATCTATTGCCGCTATGGCCGATGAGGTGCCGGAAGGGCGCGTAGGTGAGCTGGCCCGGGCTCTGGGTCTTTCCACATCAAAGGTGAAGCGGAAGCTGGAGAGGAGTCGTGGTTTTGTCTGGCTTGCCAGGCAGGTTCCCCCCTCAGTAGCAGACAAGGTCATGGCTCTGGATATTCCCGGCGTTCGCAGAGAGAGGGAGTGGCGTCGTTACCATCCGCTTGGCCCGGAGACCGGTCATCTGCTCGGCTTTGTCGGCGTGGATGGCAAAGGTCTTGAGGGTATTGAGCGAAGCTGGAACAAGGCGCTGACAGGAGAGGCGGGTATTCGCCAGGTGCGCCGTGATGCGCGCGGCCACTCCCTGCCGGATGGTGTCTGGGTGCGTGAGGCGACGGCAGGTGAATCGATCCAGCTTACAGTTGATGCATCAATCCAGAGTATCGCTTATGCGGCGCTGGCTGAAGGTGTGCGCAGCCAGAATGCCAAGGGCGGCTCCGTCGTTGTCATGAGGCCTTCTGATGGTGCTGTTCTCGCCATGGCCAACTGGCCGGGATATAACCCGAACAATTTCCGCCATTTTAAACCGGGGCAGTGGCGTAACCGTGCCGTAACCGACGTTTTTGAGCCGGGCTCGACCATGAAGCCTTTCTCTGTGGCTGCAGCGCTTGCATCGGGTAAATGGCAGCCTGATTCTATTGTCTATTGCGAGAAGGGGGCGATGCAGGTCGCTGACTACACGATCCATGATGACCATCCGGAAGGGTGGCTTGATCTTACCGGCATAGTGGTCAAGTCCAGCAATATCGGGGTGGCCAAGCTGGCGCTCGATATCGGCCCCGACCCTGTTTACGAGATGTTGAGGCGGGCTGGGTTTGGCCAGCGCAGTCACATGGGGCTGGGTGGAGAATCGCCTGGCATTGTCCTTCCCCCAGAGCGGTGGGGGCCAGTTGAGACAGCCAACATCGCCTTTGGCCAGGGTATCGCAGTAACGCCGTTGCAACTTGCAGCGGCCTTTTCCGTTTTAGCTAATGAGGGTTTGTACGTGGCGCCAAAGCTGCTCAAAAGCGGGGCGCCTGCTGCTGCTGAAGAGAATCACAGGGTGATGGATGCATCAGTGGCGCGACAGGTTGTGAGTATGCTTGAGTACGCCACCAGCGAGGACGGCACAGGCTCCAAGGCGGTGCCTGCAGGTTATCGCGTGGCGGGAAAAACCGGCACAGCCCAGAAGCCGGATGAGCACGGCCGCTACAGCAAGGGTAAATACACCGCCGTATTCGCAGGCCTGGCCCCTGTTGATAATCCGCAGCTGGTGATTGTGGTAGTGGTCGATGAGCCGCAGAAGAGTATGTATGGCGGCCAGGTTGCCGCGCCAGTCTTCCGGCATGTTGCAGAGAGTGCACTACCGTACCTTGGCGTTCCGGCCCAGATCAATAACCAGGGTCAGTGGCAGACCATCGAGGCAGCCGCTGAGCCGCCGGTCTTTGCTGCTGAAAGTGCTTACGGCATGTCGATGCGCGAAGTTCGCCGTTTTGCGGCTGAACGCGGACTGCGGCTGCATGTGCACGGTTCCGGCTGGGTGAGCCGGCAGAAGCCTGCTAACGTGGCAGCGCTCAGTAGCGGCGATGGCCTTGAGGTGTGGCTCAATGAGTAA